A single Saccharolobus shibatae B12 DNA region contains:
- a CDS encoding LLM class flavin-dependent oxidoreductase, giving the protein MIKIKPELFWVMDYYPDQGLSKGEYYDQVAREIEIAEKLGFRGVWIAEHHFIDYGIVPNSPIYLSHIATRTKSIRIGPAVSTIVFRNPIQVAEDYSLLDVLSNGRVNLAVGSGYLKHEFAGFNVSQEYKREIFDEALDIILKLMKGEKITVNGKYFKFDNIGINVLPVQKPHPPIWIAVLRAEAAYHVGKKGFNLMMIPYATIDKIDDIKPVIDSYREGLKEVKGSLPEISLAFHAHVSSTFHSAVEENKEYIHRYVFSRLYAKRRTLDELYNSGLLLLGSPEDVANQICKIWKLTEVNRIMFLVDYGMKPFNLVAEILTDIREKVNQKLERKGIELDFAE; this is encoded by the coding sequence ATGATTAAAATAAAACCTGAACTATTTTGGGTAATGGACTATTATCCAGATCAAGGACTGTCGAAGGGAGAATACTATGATCAAGTAGCTAGGGAAATTGAAATAGCTGAAAAATTGGGATTTAGAGGAGTATGGATTGCTGAACATCACTTCATAGATTACGGTATTGTTCCGAATTCACCAATTTACCTTTCTCATATAGCCACAAGGACTAAATCTATTAGAATTGGTCCTGCAGTTTCCACAATAGTATTTAGAAATCCAATACAGGTAGCTGAGGATTACTCTCTATTAGATGTACTATCTAATGGAAGAGTAAACTTAGCTGTAGGAAGTGGATACTTAAAGCACGAGTTCGCAGGATTTAATGTCTCCCAAGAATATAAAAGGGAGATTTTCGATGAAGCCCTTGACATAATCCTTAAATTAATGAAAGGAGAGAAAATCACTGTTAATGGTAAATATTTTAAGTTCGATAATATAGGCATAAATGTACTTCCAGTTCAAAAACCACATCCACCAATTTGGATAGCAGTACTTAGAGCTGAAGCTGCATATCACGTTGGAAAGAAGGGATTTAACTTGATGATGATACCTTATGCTACCATTGATAAGATAGACGATATAAAGCCGGTAATAGATTCGTATAGAGAAGGTTTGAAGGAGGTAAAAGGAAGTTTGCCAGAGATCTCGTTAGCTTTTCACGCTCATGTCTCTAGTACTTTCCATAGTGCAGTGGAGGAGAACAAAGAATATATACATAGATACGTATTTTCCAGACTTTACGCTAAGAGGAGAACTCTGGATGAACTTTACAATAGCGGGCTACTACTTCTTGGTAGCCCCGAAGATGTCGCTAATCAAATATGCAAAATCTGGAAATTAACTGAGGTTAATAGAATAATGTTTCTAGTCGACTATGGAATGAAACCATTTAATTTAGTTGCGGAAATACTTACTGATATCAGAGAAAAGGTGAATCAAAAGCTCGAAAGAAAAGGTATAGAACTTGACTTTGCGGAGTAA
- a CDS encoding S9 family peptidase yields the protein MEYAELVKLLEETVKIPIYGVLGKLRNNLIYLATSEGEISIYALVNGKSVKLTKSPIAVTTRPKSNLDFIPFARDVEKGKEIHAVYIANLKGEEFQIESPRVRISSLAYDSKRIVLTGSSQSETSIYVIENGKLSKLTTIPPFSFVTDINEKCIIGSGVLKGNPRSQEFFIINFSGEMQVLTPKEGSVTNAYYLMGNKVYLISDYETLGESYWVYTYDIESKEYKRVEIPIEFKPVEIYYDPEDSLVIAKRDGESRLFDNGKEIKTPRGTISGATRIGDEIYFSHSSLVSPYKIYKANREGKTEIVVDNRKVDMGELDYVKLKTDVDVPAWVIKRKVPGSTIIYVHGGPWSEVDNSWDLLIAPLVLAGYNVIAPNYRGSTGYGSRFMLMNIGDPGGGDLRDVVKVRDYAVESGIANKVGIMGYSYGGYMTLLAVGKEASKWDFGIAGAAVADWVEMYDLSDSLFRGFMEILFNGKNIELMRERSPITYASNVKVPLCIIHSQNDTRTPLSPVMRYVQELHKNGKTYEFHVIPNLGHAIYKVEDAIDLLLPALIFLKKLNRG from the coding sequence ATGGAGTATGCAGAGCTCGTGAAACTTTTAGAGGAAACGGTTAAAATTCCAATATATGGTGTATTAGGCAAGTTAAGGAATAATTTAATATACTTGGCAACATCTGAAGGGGAAATAAGCATTTATGCTTTAGTTAATGGAAAAAGTGTAAAGTTAACAAAATCACCAATAGCAGTTACAACAAGACCAAAATCTAACTTGGACTTCATACCCTTTGCAAGAGATGTAGAAAAGGGAAAGGAAATTCACGCAGTATATATAGCAAATTTGAAAGGGGAGGAGTTTCAAATTGAGTCACCAAGGGTTAGAATTTCTTCTTTAGCTTATGATAGCAAGCGTATAGTATTAACTGGTTCCTCACAAAGTGAAACCTCAATATACGTTATCGAGAACGGAAAATTAAGTAAACTTACTACAATACCTCCCTTCTCATTTGTTACAGACATTAACGAGAAATGCATTATAGGTTCGGGAGTATTGAAGGGAAATCCAAGATCACAAGAGTTCTTCATAATTAACTTTAGTGGAGAGATGCAAGTATTAACACCGAAAGAAGGGAGCGTAACCAATGCGTATTATCTAATGGGAAATAAAGTCTACTTGATAAGCGACTACGAAACATTAGGTGAATCTTATTGGGTTTACACCTATGACATAGAGAGTAAGGAGTATAAGAGAGTTGAAATTCCTATTGAATTTAAGCCAGTTGAGATATATTACGACCCGGAGGATTCGTTAGTAATAGCAAAAAGAGATGGTGAATCTAGACTATTTGATAACGGTAAAGAGATCAAAACTCCAAGGGGTACCATAAGTGGTGCAACCAGAATAGGTGACGAAATATACTTTTCCCATTCCTCCTTAGTATCACCTTATAAAATATACAAGGCAAATAGAGAGGGAAAGACCGAGATCGTTGTAGACAATAGGAAGGTCGATATGGGTGAACTTGATTACGTCAAGTTGAAGACGGATGTTGACGTACCCGCATGGGTTATAAAGAGAAAAGTTCCAGGGAGTACAATAATATATGTACATGGAGGGCCGTGGTCTGAAGTTGACAACAGTTGGGATTTGTTAATCGCACCTCTAGTGTTAGCTGGTTATAACGTTATTGCACCTAATTATAGGGGATCAACTGGCTACGGAAGTAGATTTATGCTAATGAATATTGGAGATCCTGGAGGTGGTGACTTAAGGGATGTTGTTAAGGTAAGGGATTATGCTGTAGAGTCTGGAATTGCAAATAAGGTGGGAATAATGGGTTATAGTTATGGTGGATATATGACGCTATTAGCGGTAGGAAAAGAGGCTAGTAAGTGGGATTTCGGTATAGCTGGTGCAGCGGTTGCTGATTGGGTTGAGATGTACGACTTGTCTGATTCGTTGTTTAGAGGGTTCATGGAGATACTGTTCAATGGTAAAAATATAGAATTGATGAGGGAGAGGTCTCCAATTACTTATGCAAGTAACGTCAAAGTACCATTATGTATAATCCACTCTCAGAATGATACCAGAACTCCATTAAGTCCAGTCATGAGATATGTACAAGAGTTACATAAAAATGGTAAAACTTATGAATTTCACGTAATACCGAATCTCGGCCACGCCATATATAAAGTAGAAGATGCCATAGATTTGTTATTACCAGCCCTAATATTCCTTAAAAAATTAAATCGAGGATAA
- a CDS encoding AAA family ATPase: protein MLFDERPKVKREELFDREEELGELEKNIDRPLILLTGVRRIGKTSLLQVFLNESNIPFILTDCRKLKENYGWKDLYELLARGSNRVIEILKGIKGIRIMGNEIEISWKGKNFVSLSDLFDHLNKKRLIIAFDEAQRLRGPLSKEIKEAIAHAYDYDKNLTFILTGSEVGLLYDFMSIEDPSSPLYGRFYHEIRLERFNKDASFNFLRKGFEEYSLKVKDEVIEEIISFFDGIPGWLAFSGNLYVNFKDVERVKEIAVNVALNELKNLIENKRRISEIVGRRYLYTLKCIADGNSSWSRLERCLSDREGTTISSSVLSNILKQLESVSLIKDYDFLDPIYKEASRRLSL, encoded by the coding sequence TTGTTATTTGATGAGAGACCCAAGGTGAAGAGAGAGGAGTTATTTGATAGGGAAGAAGAGCTAGGAGAACTCGAGAAAAACATAGATAGACCATTGATCCTTTTAACTGGTGTTAGGAGAATTGGGAAAACCTCTCTTCTTCAAGTATTCTTGAATGAGAGTAATATACCTTTCATTTTAACAGATTGTAGGAAGCTTAAGGAAAATTACGGTTGGAAGGACCTTTATGAGCTGTTAGCAAGGGGTAGCAATAGGGTTATTGAAATTTTGAAAGGCATAAAGGGAATTAGAATAATGGGAAATGAGATAGAGATTTCATGGAAGGGAAAGAACTTTGTATCCTTGTCAGATCTATTCGATCATCTCAATAAGAAGAGGCTAATAATAGCTTTTGATGAGGCGCAGAGACTTAGAGGTCCCTTATCAAAGGAAATAAAGGAGGCTATAGCTCACGCTTATGATTACGACAAAAACTTAACGTTCATTCTAACGGGATCAGAAGTTGGCCTATTGTACGATTTCATGAGTATAGAAGACCCCTCCTCACCACTTTATGGTAGGTTTTATCATGAAATCAGGCTTGAGAGATTTAATAAAGACGCTTCCTTTAATTTTCTGAGAAAAGGGTTTGAGGAATATTCATTGAAGGTAAAAGATGAGGTTATTGAGGAAATCATAAGCTTTTTTGATGGAATTCCAGGTTGGTTAGCCTTTTCAGGAAACCTATATGTTAACTTCAAAGACGTTGAAAGGGTAAAGGAGATTGCAGTAAATGTGGCATTAAACGAATTGAAGAATTTAATAGAGAATAAGAGAAGGATTTCAGAAATAGTGGGAAGAAGGTACTTATATACTTTGAAATGCATTGCAGATGGTAATAGTAGCTGGAGTAGGTTAGAAAGGTGCTTAAGTGATCGTGAGGGGACTACAATATCCTCTAGCGTATTAAGTAATATCTTAAAACAGCTTGAGAGTGTAAGTTTGATAAAAGATTACGATTTTCTGGATCCCATTTATAAAGAAGCGTCAAGGAGGTTATCCCTTTAA
- a CDS encoding N-acyl homoserine lactonase family protein: MSVNRIYLLDHGKINADMGWFLPTPMTAEEMKNPKPRSWVSVNVISVLIEHTDGIILFDTGIPDKTEEKWPQMALNVFPVSQFSDVNKMENQLKLIGLKPEDIHFIVFSHLHLDHAGNLEVFKSFKPSVIVHEKELKYALLNVWLNKPVPYLMRDLEILRDMNVVPISSEYLEILPGVEVYLFGGHTPGSLVLKLRTQNDNNYILTGDFIHVPEELDFESKGWLLGNAEEYYTRIRLLKSMMRMPRTNIIISHDPKLWEKYPKAPKELK; this comes from the coding sequence ATGAGTGTAAATAGAATCTATCTGTTAGACCATGGTAAGATAAATGCGGATATGGGCTGGTTTCTTCCCACTCCAATGACAGCAGAGGAAATGAAGAATCCTAAACCACGTTCTTGGGTCAGCGTAAATGTTATCAGTGTTTTAATTGAACATACGGATGGTATAATACTTTTCGATACGGGCATTCCAGATAAAACGGAGGAAAAATGGCCACAAATGGCATTAAATGTTTTCCCAGTAAGCCAATTTTCTGATGTAAACAAAATGGAAAACCAGTTAAAGCTTATAGGCTTAAAACCAGAAGACATCCACTTCATAGTCTTTTCTCATTTACATTTAGACCACGCGGGAAATCTAGAAGTTTTCAAAAGCTTTAAGCCATCAGTAATAGTCCATGAAAAGGAACTAAAATACGCTCTATTAAATGTTTGGCTAAATAAACCGGTTCCTTATCTGATGAGAGATTTGGAAATATTACGCGATATGAATGTAGTTCCTATATCAAGCGAATACCTAGAAATATTACCTGGAGTTGAGGTATACCTATTTGGAGGCCATACTCCAGGCTCCTTAGTATTAAAGTTAAGAACGCAAAATGACAACAACTATATACTAACTGGCGATTTCATACATGTCCCAGAAGAGCTAGATTTTGAAAGTAAAGGTTGGCTGTTAGGTAATGCTGAGGAGTATTATACTAGGATAAGACTACTTAAGAGCATGATGAGAATGCCAAGGACAAATATTATAATATCACACGATCCAAAATTATGGGAAAAGTATCCTAAAGCGCCAAAGGAGCTCAAGTAA
- a CDS encoding ATP-binding cassette domain-containing protein, which produces MRNVAIEAINLTKRFGKFVAVDHINFEVYEGEIFGFLGPNGAGKSTTIKMLTTVLTPSEGTAIVNGYDVIKQPAHVRQSIGVVPQEYTADEDLTGWENMMMMAGLYGIPKKVAEERSKELLEMVELTYAAKRKVETYSGGMRRRLEIAMSLISRPRILFLDEPTLGLDAQTRAAIWQYIMKLKEEYKMTIFVTTHYLEEADMYGDRIAIIDKGKILAIGSPKELKEKVGGDLVSLQTNNDELAMKVVSSIDGILDVKKANDGIRIKVRNGEEKAPEILESLVKNGIKVSRMSITEPTMDEVYMEFTGKRLRDEEASAQEMFAFRRTMRRART; this is translated from the coding sequence GTGCGTAATGTCGCGATAGAGGCTATAAATCTGACTAAGAGATTTGGAAAGTTCGTTGCGGTTGATCACATTAATTTTGAAGTGTATGAGGGTGAAATATTTGGCTTTCTAGGTCCTAATGGTGCTGGGAAGTCAACCACAATAAAAATGTTAACTACTGTATTAACACCGTCTGAAGGAACTGCAATTGTTAATGGATATGATGTAATAAAACAGCCCGCACATGTTAGACAATCAATAGGCGTAGTACCACAAGAATACACTGCGGATGAGGATTTGACTGGTTGGGAGAACATGATGATGATGGCAGGACTTTACGGAATACCAAAGAAAGTAGCAGAGGAGAGATCTAAGGAGTTACTTGAAATGGTTGAGTTAACTTATGCTGCTAAAAGAAAAGTTGAAACGTATTCTGGAGGTATGAGGAGGAGATTGGAAATTGCGATGTCACTAATAAGTAGACCTAGAATACTGTTCTTAGATGAGCCGACGTTAGGTTTAGACGCGCAAACTAGGGCTGCAATATGGCAATACATAATGAAGCTAAAGGAGGAATATAAGATGACAATATTCGTTACCACGCACTATTTAGAGGAGGCTGATATGTACGGAGATAGAATTGCAATTATTGATAAGGGAAAGATTTTAGCAATAGGAAGCCCCAAGGAGTTAAAGGAGAAAGTTGGTGGGGATTTAGTTTCACTTCAGACCAATAATGACGAATTGGCAATGAAGGTAGTTTCCTCAATAGATGGAATCCTAGATGTAAAGAAAGCAAATGATGGTATTAGAATTAAGGTTAGGAATGGTGAGGAGAAAGCTCCAGAGATCCTAGAGTCTTTAGTTAAAAATGGTATTAAGGTTAGTAGAATGTCAATTACTGAACCAACAATGGATGAGGTATATATGGAGTTCACTGGAAAGAGGCTAAGAGATGAAGAGGCTAGCGCACAAGAAATGTTCGCATTTAGAAGAACTATGAGGAGGGCGAGAACATGA
- a CDS encoding AAA family ATPase — translation MGTHILLVPVKFIFGKPVDEPFDRESEIRQLVEMANRRQPTAIIGVRRIGKTSVILKGLKMIETPKVYLSAEDFLEGKSFDLISFLSLYSSLLITNVMNYVEPKRKIPQIVKQKGKELLEMLRELIGYVKISFNINLVEVEVFLNSVKRGGIKESIPQILELPQRLGEEFGIKNIVVAIDEFQYLRFASQNYPGIFHLLRSKWQFHSRVSYVISGSSVGLLEKILSSKKEPFYQFFFPIYVKQFDENTSFSFLKQSFEEEGKEYDDNALLFAMKELNGIPAWLNYFGLKSLQCDKVTLECVKKTIEDMISNDPIVRRIVQEEYNKLGKNAKTILKFLAKEGGRGDLKGIELGKSSINEGLKSLLDDGYIIREERGVYAIIDPIIAKVLKKL, via the coding sequence ATGGGTACCCATATTTTATTGGTACCCGTGAAATTTATCTTCGGTAAACCAGTTGATGAGCCTTTTGATAGGGAAAGCGAGATAAGGCAACTAGTTGAAATGGCAAATAGAAGACAACCAACTGCAATAATCGGTGTGAGAAGGATAGGAAAGACTTCGGTAATATTGAAAGGTTTAAAAATGATTGAGACTCCAAAAGTCTATCTCTCTGCAGAGGATTTTTTAGAAGGGAAAAGCTTTGATCTAATATCCTTTCTTTCGCTATATTCGTCACTTCTAATCACTAACGTAATGAATTACGTTGAACCTAAAAGGAAAATACCTCAAATAGTTAAGCAAAAGGGTAAGGAATTGCTCGAAATGTTAAGGGAGTTAATAGGTTACGTTAAGATTTCGTTCAATATTAATCTAGTAGAAGTTGAAGTTTTCCTAAATAGCGTTAAAAGGGGAGGTATAAAGGAATCAATTCCACAAATTTTAGAATTACCGCAGAGGCTAGGAGAGGAGTTTGGGATAAAAAATATCGTAGTCGCTATTGACGAGTTCCAATACTTAAGGTTTGCATCTCAGAACTATCCTGGAATTTTTCATCTTTTACGAAGTAAATGGCAATTTCATAGTAGAGTTTCATACGTGATTTCCGGCTCATCAGTGGGTCTTTTAGAAAAGATTTTGTCCAGTAAGAAGGAACCCTTTTATCAATTTTTCTTCCCAATTTATGTAAAACAATTTGATGAGAATACCTCATTTAGTTTCTTAAAGCAAAGCTTTGAAGAAGAGGGAAAAGAGTATGATGATAATGCTTTACTATTTGCTATGAAAGAATTGAACGGAATTCCAGCTTGGCTAAATTATTTTGGATTAAAGAGTTTGCAATGTGATAAAGTAACACTAGAATGTGTTAAGAAGACAATTGAAGATATGATATCTAACGACCCAATAGTAAGGAGGATAGTTCAAGAGGAATATAATAAATTAGGAAAGAATGCTAAAACAATATTGAAATTCCTAGCGAAAGAAGGCGGTAGGGGCGATTTAAAAGGTATAGAATTAGGTAAATCTAGTATTAACGAGGGTCTAAAAAGCTTGCTAGATGATGGTTACATTATAAGGGAGGAGAGGGGAGTATACGCTATTATTGATCCCATTATTGCTAAAGTTTTGAAAAAGTTATAA
- a CDS encoding homogentisate 1,2-dioxygenase, with protein sequence MVFYYKQGELPKKRHTVFTKDGKLVREEVFGINGFSGRYSLLYHLNPPTRIVRLEEWKDNSIQEWKSSGYRHHKLSTSKLRESNDAFLDRITLLFNEDTFISYVKTSEGESKVFYRNADFDEIYYVHEGEILFKSLFGEINVSQGDYLVVPRGTTYTFVFKKYSELLVVEGKQVELPKNYRNEYGQLVEGSFYYNRDIRLPTLRTYDEKGNYRLVIKTSNGFQFVELDTHPFDVVGWDGYLYPFALSVYDLEPITGKLHQPPTMYTTFTASNFVVCTFVPRLFDYHPQAVPISYYHNNVDADEMIFYSSGQFMSRRGISKGDITLHRGGHIHGPQPGAVELSLNKRGTYNDEVAVMVETQKRLKVSLYAKEIDDPSYPLSWYNY encoded by the coding sequence ATGGTGTTCTATTATAAGCAGGGAGAATTGCCTAAAAAGAGACACACTGTGTTTACTAAGGACGGCAAATTGGTAAGGGAGGAGGTATTTGGGATAAACGGATTTAGCGGTAGATACTCGCTTCTTTATCACTTGAATCCTCCAACTAGGATAGTCAGGTTGGAGGAGTGGAAAGATAACTCTATACAGGAATGGAAAAGTTCTGGATATAGACATCATAAACTATCTACCTCAAAGCTAAGGGAGTCTAACGATGCGTTCTTAGACCGTATAACGCTCCTCTTTAATGAAGATACTTTTATTTCCTACGTAAAAACTAGTGAAGGTGAAAGTAAAGTTTTTTATAGAAACGCCGACTTCGATGAGATATATTATGTTCATGAAGGTGAAATACTTTTTAAAAGTTTGTTTGGAGAGATAAATGTAAGTCAAGGGGATTATTTAGTTGTTCCAAGGGGGACTACTTACACATTTGTATTCAAGAAGTATTCAGAGTTATTAGTGGTAGAGGGTAAGCAAGTTGAATTGCCTAAAAACTATCGGAACGAATATGGGCAATTAGTTGAGGGATCCTTTTATTATAACAGAGACATAAGATTACCTACATTACGTACTTACGATGAAAAAGGGAATTATAGGCTAGTAATCAAAACTTCTAACGGTTTTCAATTCGTGGAGCTAGATACTCATCCCTTTGATGTTGTGGGATGGGATGGTTATTTGTACCCATTTGCGTTGAGCGTTTATGATTTAGAGCCTATTACGGGCAAACTACATCAACCACCTACGATGTACACTACCTTTACGGCGAGTAATTTTGTAGTTTGTACGTTTGTCCCGAGGCTCTTTGATTATCACCCACAAGCGGTCCCAATATCCTATTATCATAATAATGTGGATGCGGATGAGATGATTTTCTACTCATCTGGACAATTCATGAGTAGGCGGGGGATAAGCAAAGGTGATATAACGTTGCATAGGGGTGGGCATATTCATGGTCCACAACCCGGTGCAGTCGAATTAAGCCTTAATAAAAGGGGTACATACAACGATGAGGTTGCCGTTATGGTCGAGACACAGAAAAGACTGAAAGTGTCTCTATATGCAAAGGAAATAGACGACCCATCGTATCCACTTTCATGGTATAATTATTAA
- a CDS encoding ABC transporter permease yields the protein MIEEERNNYSVFHGLWTLASRELKKWYKAPVILLLSLIQPIFWIGIFGKAMNLGSIFTGTSYNIPGLTIPKQVLDQIGLEILKQTFGTSDYFSFLAAGMLSFIVLFTSMQSGMSIVWDRRLGVLDRILTTPVARGNIIIGKVLSAVIRSLVQATIVLVVAILLGMTFYPGINPLDFLGVYAALFLMSFGLSSLFLMLALRATSWESQMAIMNLLNLPLLFTSNAFYPVKSMPYWLKPVAYINPLTYSNGVARGLLLGISTNLGLDFLYLGLFALILSTIGIVLSWKYLSK from the coding sequence ATGATAGAGGAGGAAAGAAATAACTATTCAGTTTTCCACGGTTTATGGACTTTAGCGTCTAGAGAATTGAAGAAGTGGTATAAGGCTCCAGTGATACTTCTCCTTTCATTAATACAGCCAATATTCTGGATAGGAATATTCGGTAAAGCAATGAATCTAGGTAGCATCTTTACTGGAACCTCCTATAACATCCCTGGCCTAACAATACCGAAGCAAGTGTTAGATCAAATAGGTTTAGAAATACTTAAACAGACCTTCGGAACTAGTGATTACTTCTCCTTCCTAGCGGCTGGAATGCTATCCTTCATAGTGCTATTCACATCGATGCAGAGCGGTATGTCAATAGTTTGGGACAGAAGATTGGGAGTACTAGATAGAATTCTAACTACCCCTGTAGCCAGAGGGAATATAATAATAGGTAAAGTTTTATCTGCTGTAATAAGGTCACTAGTGCAAGCTACAATTGTCCTTGTAGTTGCTATATTGTTAGGAATGACCTTCTATCCTGGAATTAACCCTCTTGACTTCCTAGGAGTTTACGCTGCATTGTTTCTCATGTCTTTCGGATTATCTTCACTATTCCTGATGCTGGCACTGAGAGCCACAAGTTGGGAGTCCCAAATGGCAATAATGAATTTATTAAATCTACCATTACTCTTTACCAGCAACGCGTTCTATCCAGTGAAATCAATGCCGTACTGGTTAAAGCCAGTAGCATACATTAATCCATTAACGTATTCCAATGGTGTCGCAAGAGGATTATTGCTAGGAATAAGCACTAATCTTGGCCTAGACTTCCTTTATCTGGGATTATTCGCATTAATATTATCTACAATCGGTATAGTGCTATCTTGGAAATATCTCTCCAAGTGA
- a CDS encoding PaaI family thioesterase, which produces MEDPKIIEEIFKNADHVFRYVGAKVLLLEQGRAVVEIPFKEELTRRGNVLHGGIIMAAIDFTGGLAAFTVNDGVDQVTQELKVNFLEPMYKGPFRVEGKVLRKGSTVIVVEIEFRDAEGNLGAKALGSWYILRKKVQGNSK; this is translated from the coding sequence ATGGAAGATCCTAAGATTATTGAGGAAATATTCAAAAATGCTGATCATGTTTTCAGATATGTAGGAGCTAAAGTGCTTCTCTTAGAGCAAGGTAGAGCAGTAGTTGAAATACCTTTTAAGGAAGAATTAACTAGAAGGGGCAACGTATTACACGGAGGAATAATAATGGCTGCAATTGACTTCACTGGAGGTCTTGCAGCGTTTACTGTTAATGATGGTGTGGATCAAGTTACACAAGAACTTAAGGTTAACTTTCTGGAGCCTATGTATAAGGGGCCGTTTAGGGTTGAGGGTAAGGTTCTTAGGAAAGGCAGTACAGTAATAGTTGTTGAGATAGAGTTTAGAGATGCTGAAGGCAATTTAGGGGCTAAGGCATTAGGTTCATGGTATATTTTAAGAAAGAAGGTCCAAGGCAATTCAAAATAG
- a CDS encoding PadR family transcriptional regulator, with amino-acid sequence MSELIARQKGRLRLMTLWLLWQSPKRGIDIIDDINKMSWGFWKPSPGSIYPLLNKMVEEGTIERTSDGKYKITAKGIEEIKEILPIKQINSIEDSIQELEGLAQFFKEVERNKLFEYKDRILNAIKEIEEVVKGA; translated from the coding sequence ATGAGTGAGTTAATAGCAAGACAAAAAGGAAGATTAAGATTAATGACCCTTTGGTTACTATGGCAATCTCCAAAAAGAGGCATTGACATTATCGATGATATTAACAAAATGAGCTGGGGCTTTTGGAAACCTTCTCCCGGTTCAATATATCCACTTCTTAATAAAATGGTAGAAGAAGGAACAATAGAGAGAACTTCTGATGGCAAATACAAGATCACTGCTAAAGGAATAGAGGAGATTAAGGAGATCTTACCCATTAAGCAGATAAATAGCATTGAAGATTCTATACAAGAACTGGAAGGACTGGCGCAATTCTTTAAGGAAGTCGAAAGGAATAAACTCTTTGAATATAAAGATAGGATCTTGAACGCGATAAAGGAAATAGAGGAGGTCGTTAAAGGTGCGTAA
- a CDS encoding helix-turn-helix domain-containing protein, translated as MEKLLLMDIGLSHANCWTELTSRYSVNIKLLSQNFTDDKFFSSKVLILGKDTKNFIKELKCNENMKIEKLDYLDDACLLEFTYPRQNSISNLFHETNSIVVSHRIFDGIEKWKVIINSSKLPHVQERLQNSGNLISFREMKPKKLEKAINGLTDKNLRLLKFAYVRGLFEFPRRNTLMGLSSELGIKPNTLLYHIRKSENALLEILLEEYYSLL; from the coding sequence ATGGAAAAATTATTATTAATGGATATCGGTCTTTCACATGCAAATTGTTGGACCGAATTAACCAGCAGATATAGTGTCAATATAAAACTATTGTCCCAAAATTTCACAGACGATAAATTCTTCTCATCGAAAGTTTTGATCTTGGGTAAGGATACGAAGAATTTCATAAAGGAGCTAAAATGTAATGAAAATATGAAGATAGAGAAGCTCGATTACCTGGATGACGCGTGTTTATTGGAGTTTACTTATCCAAGACAAAACTCTATCTCCAACTTATTTCATGAGACCAACTCCATAGTGGTATCTCATAGGATATTTGATGGGATAGAGAAGTGGAAAGTAATAATTAATTCCTCTAAATTACCTCATGTACAAGAGAGATTACAAAATTCTGGAAATTTGATATCTTTTAGAGAAATGAAACCAAAGAAGTTAGAGAAAGCTATAAATGGGTTGACTGATAAGAACTTGAGATTACTTAAATTTGCTTACGTCCGTGGACTATTTGAATTTCCTAGGCGCAATACGCTAATGGGCTTAAGTAGCGAGCTAGGAATTAAGCCAAATACCCTTTTATATCATATAAGGAAGTCAGAGAATGCATTACTAGAAATTTTGCTGGAAGAGTATTATAGTTTATTATAG